TGGAAGATCGGCACCAGCGGTGCGTATTTGGCGCGCAATCGATTTCGCTTGTCGAGGTCGGTGAGAGCGCTCAGGCTACCGGCGTTGTCGATGAAGTCCGTGACTTTCACCAGAAAGGCTCGCGGATCGGCGATGACGGCTTTCACGTGCTCGACGTAAGCCGTGTTCTTCTGTTCCTTGGAGAGCCCAGCCGGACGCGGGGGGTTGGTGACGGCCCAGACGGTGTCCGACACTGTTGTGTTGAAATGCGCTGCAAGTAACCGTGTGGCTTCGGCGGGCGGACTCGCGCTGTGGTCGCCATCCATGAGTTCGACGAGTCGCACGGGTTGGTCTTCGACGGTGTCGTGCAAGACTGCTGCGGCGAGGACCTCTTCGTCGCGGCAGTTGAATCGTATGAGTCGCAGTGTATTTCGCAGTGGATGAGTTATGTACGGTTCGGCGGTACCGTTTTCCCCGGGTCGGATCTGGTCACGATGCGCCTGGGATGCGAGACCCATCGCGGTCTGTAGGAGGGGGCGATCGGCGACCTCGTAGTTGATCGACAGCGTGAGCATCGCGGCGTCCATGTCGTGGGGTCGCAATTTCCGAAAGGTTTTTCCGACGACGTCGGCAGTTCCAAATAAGGTCATAGGTGTCCTTGCAAAGTTGGTGCGGGGAATGTGGGCGGCCTGGAGGCTCGGCCCGATGTCTCTACTGTAGCGGGTAGCTCCGACAAGATGGCATCCACGTTCCTGCAGCCTCGGTTACGCGCAATCACCGGTCACGCAACGCAAAACACGCCTGCGACGGAGAATGCTGAGGCTGAACCCGGGCGCAACATGCCAGATTTTCCTCCACGCTGTACTCGATCGAGTACAGCGTGGAGTGCTCCACACGGCTGCAGACCGGATTCGGTCAATCGACTGAACGACCCATGACGGAAGTCAGCACATCACAGGCCGGCTCGTGGCCCGACTACGAGCACAATGCCACAGCCTTGAAATCCACTGCTACTACATGCGATCAGAATGGGTTGTAGATGGCAATCGTGCGAAAACTACCTGCAGACGAACCCGTCGGGATCTGGACCGACCCCAGGGTGTGGTCGACGCCCGACGGATCAGTCTGCCAGCACGAACCCTGTCCGTGGAAACTGAAGCACCAGATCGGCTGACTTGTCCCGAACGGGCTGATGATCATGGAGTCCCCGCTGCGTGATCCGTAGGCGGCCGGATCGAACGCACTGACGAAGTGCTCCGTCACCTCAGTTGTGAAGATGTTGTCGTAGGGCCCCTCGGCAGCGGCCGGCGTCGCGACGAGTGCGGCGAACCCTACTGCGAGTGCAGCTGCGGCGAGAGTCTTCTTCAGCATTCGTGCTCCGATCATCGAGGGCTCCGGCCCGGTAAAAGATCAATCGGTGACGGGCGAACCCGCGTTACCAACCAGCTGGCCACGTGCATCAGCCTACCCACGGATGTTGTCGGCCCCGTGTGTCATGATTGAAATGCAGAACGGGTTCAGGTTCTGCATTTCGGCGGTGATGTTCCCGCCATTCCTCCCCTCCCGATGTACCTCGTTCGGTGCGTCGACGAAAGGTGTCTGCCATGGCCAAGAAAATTCTCTACATAGATCTCGATAACACGCTGGTGAACTTCCAGTCCGGCATCGACCAGACCGACCCAGCTGACCTCGTCGAATACGAGGGCGACCTCGACGAGATACCACACATCTTCTCGAAGATGGATCCCATCGAGGGTGCGCTCGACGCATACCGCACGCTCGCAGCAGTTTTCGACACCTACATCCTGTCCACGGCGCCGTGGAAGAACGCGAGCGCATGGCACGACAAGGTGCTGTGGGTCCAGAAGCACCTTGGACTCGAGGACGGATCGGTCGCGTACAAGCGTCTCATTCTCTCGCACCACAAGAACCTGAACCGCGGGGACTTTCTGGTCGACGACCGAGATAAGAATGGCGCCAGCGCATTCGAAGGTGAATGGCTTCAGTACGGGGAGGAACCGTACAAGACCTGGGATGAGGTGACGGCCTACTTGCTCGACCGTGCCTGACCTGGGCGGACGTTGCGAGCTCCGATTCTTGTCGGTACCACTCGGTATCGTTTTCGACATCACTTCATCGCGTCGCTTCGACGCATTTCTTCAGGAGGCTCATGTGACCAATCCACAGCTCTCTCTCGTCGTTGCTCTGCTGGACCGTTCGGGCTCGATGCATTCCATTGCCGACGACACCCGCGGCGGGTTCGATTCATTCATCGGAAAAGAGCGCGAGCAGGACGGAAATACCGTCGTGACGCTGGCGCAATTCGATCAGCAGTACGAGCTGGTCTACAGTTCGCAGCCGATCCGAACAGTGCCGCCGCTGGTACTGCGGCCCCGCGGCTCCACCGCGCTGTACGACGCCATCGGCCGGCTCATCACCGACGTCGGCGCCGAACTCGCTGCAGTGTCCGAGGACGAGCGCCCCTGCTCGGTCACCGTTGTGGTGATGACGGACGGTCACGAGAACGCGAGCAAGGAGTGGACCAATACCGCTGTGCGCGAGCTGATCGCGCAGCAGGAGAAGGACTACCAGTGGGACTTCGTGTTCCTCGGGTCCAACATCGATGCCGTCGATGTCGGCACCGATCTGGGCTTTGCACGGGACAAGTCGATGACCTACGTGTCGACGACTGTCGGAGTCACTGCGGCCTTCGATTCGGTGGCGAGCTATCAGGACCGTAAGCGGGCTCAGATACTCGGGGCCCCACCGGTTGCGGGCTTCTCCGAGGCCGATCGTCGCCGGGCGCGTGGGGAATGAGCAAGAAGGGCAGCAGCGGTGCGGCGGAGGGGATCGTCGAGATGGTCTTCTTCCTCTGCATGGTTGCGGCGGTAGTGGGCTGGGTGTTCAGCTAGAGGTACTAGCGTCGTGCATCTTTTTCATCGTGAGTGAACTGCTTCCGATACGCCGTCGGCGTCACCGCGAACGCTGCTACGAAATTCTGACGGAACGTGACGGCACTCCCGAAGCCACAGGCAGCCGATATCTCGTCGATACTCCAGGTCGTCGTTTCGAGAAGAGTGCGTGATTCGGCGAGTCGCTGCTCGAGAACCCACCGCGCCGGCGTGACCCCGGTAGCGAGTTGGAATTGACGAACGAAACTCCTTCGGCTCATTCGAGCCCGTTCGGCGAGCCGCTCGATCGGCAACGGTTCGTTCAGTCGGCCGAGCGACCATTCGAGAACGTTGGCGATGGCCGTGTCCTCGGCGGCACGGGTGAGAGGGCGCTCGATGTACTGCGCCTGACCGCCTTCTCGATGCGGGGCGACGACGAGGCTACGCGCGACTCGTGTCGCGGCCCCCGACCCCAGATGCTTGCGCACGATGTGCAGACAGGCATCGATCGACGACGCCGTGCCTGCGGAGGTCATGACATCGCCGTGATCGATGTAGAGCACCGACTCGTCGAGTTCCAATTGCGAATTCCGCTCGCGTAGCTCAGACATCTTCATCCAGTGCGTGACGGCTGAGCGGCCTTCGAGTAGTCCGGTGTCCGCGACGGCGAACGAACCGAGGCACAAGCCGGCGATCTCTGCTCCGCGCTGGTGCGCGCCGCGCAGCTGGGCCCGCAGAGCATCTCCGATAGGCGGGAGCGTGACGGGCCACGATGGGACGATGACGATATCGGCCCAGTCGACGCTGCTCGGGCCCGAGAGGTCGCCGAGTGCATAGCCCTCAGCGGTCCGGATCGATCCGCCCCGATCGGACCACAGCTGTGTTTCCCAATCGAATGCGAGGCCGAGCCGCGCGACCTCGCCGAAGACCATCAGCGGTGCGGCGAGGTGAAACATCGTGATGTCGTCGAACGCGTACAGCGCGATTTTCATGCTGGGCCTCCAGAAAGTTTGGCGCAAATCCATCGAAAGTATGCATCTGTGCCACTAGCGCGTGCAACTTCGCTGCCGAAAGATAGGAACCGAACCGAGACAACTACTTCAGGAGTGAACGCCATGACCGGACCACGCAGAGCCCTTGTCGTCGTCGACGTCCAGCAGGAATACTTCGACGGCGTCCTGCAGATCCAGTACCCGCCCAGGGCGGAGTCGCTGGCCAACATCGTCAGTGCCCTCGAAGTGGCTGCTGCCCATGACCTTCCGGTCGCGATCGTGCAGCATGAGATGCCGGCCGGAGCGCCTGCGTTCGTGAAGGGGACCCCGACGTACGAACTGCATCCGGACATCGAGGCGCAGATTCAGCCGTCGTTCAAGCGTGTCGAGAAGAAGTTCAGCAGTGTCTTCGCGGGTACCGGCGTCGCTGAATGGTTGACGGCCGAGGGCGTCGATACCGTCACGATCGTTGGCTACATGACGAACAACTGCGACCTGGCATCCGCAGCAGACGCCGAGGTACTCGACGTGACGACCGAGATTCTCTCCGACGCCACCGGTGCGATCAATCTATCGAACGAGGCCGGTACCGTCTCGGCTGAACAGCTGCACAAGGCACTGATGGTGCTCTACCACTCGAACTTCGCCGCGGTCGCTACGACGTCGGACTGGACGGACGCCGTGAAATCCGGAAATGCTTTGTCTGCAAGCAATCTCGTGGTGTCGGCAGCGCAGGGTAACGAGGCGGTTCGCTAGTTTGCGGACTATTTCAACTGTCGTACGGCGTCGGCGGTAGGTAACTCGACTGGATACAACTGGTGACTACCCTTGATGCCTTTGAGTTCGACTGTCCGCGGTGCGCCGAGTGTGATGTCCTCTGCCGCGCTGATTGCGTCTCGCACTGATTTGCTGACGAGGATTTCGCCGCCATCCGCGTGTCCTGCAACCCGCGCCGCCATAGCGACGTTCAGCCCGAAGAGGTCGTCACCTCGGCGCACCGAACTACCCACGTGGACGCCCATGCGCACCCGAATTTGGTTCCATCGATCGGGTTTCTCGCGCAAGGCCTGCTGAACCTCGAGCCCGCACCGCACAGCTTCAGCTGGGTCGGAGAAGGCGATCATGAAACCGTCACCCTGATTTTTCACGACGTGGCCGCCGTGGTTCTCAGCCTGCTTGGTGATGAGCCTGTTGTGTCGTTCGAGCAGCTTCAACCACCCGCGGTCGCCCAACTCTTCGTTGCGTGCAGTGGATCCTTCGATGTCGGAGAAGACGACCACGATGTCGCCGTCGGCAATCATTCGCGCCAGATCCGGGCGTTCGACTCTGGCCCACCCCGCAAGGTCTTCGACGGAGTTGCGCACAGTCGCGCCGAACCCTTTCTGGAACAGGGAATCCGCAGTATCGAATGCCGTCTTGATAGCAAGCGGGGCGAGCCCACGTCGTCGACGGCGAGGTGAGTTGCTCTGGGCGCGCTCGAGCGCGCTCCGTGTGTCACGAAGCTTTTTCTGGGACACGACGAGGAGAACGCCGAGCGCCACGATCGCGGCGAGTTCGACTCCGGCTGCAAGTATCCACAAGGTCACACGGTCATCTTGGTCCATCTGTCGACAACGTGGTGTTTCCCCTACCGACCGAGAACGGTCGTGCGCGCGAGGGCTGGCGTGGGGGAAGCGTGCCGCGCCTCGCTGTCTTCACCCGGATCGTGCTGAGGCCGTGGGTGGGCTTACCAGCGGCGGTCAGAGGTGACTTGTCGTGCGCCGGCCGATTGCGTTGCTCAGGGCATCCAATTCGGCGAGCACGTCGGTAGCGGCCCAGATCTGGTTGCGTTTGCTCGTGGAGATCAGTTCGAGGACGCCCGCATCGGTAAGCCGTCCGAGCGCGCGATAGGTGCTGGCGTCGGTAGTGCCAGTGATCTGTTGCGCCATGTCCGCGTTCAGGATTGGCGTGTCGAGTAGACGGAAGATTATGGCTTCGTCCGCGGAATTCACGCGTGGCGCGGCTAGCTGCTTCCAGCGGGCAGGGAGTTCGGAAAGTGCCCTCGCGGACTCTTCTGCAGCTTCGCTGGCGTGAACAGCGGCGGATGCGAGGTACTCGACGAATTCGTCGGCTCGACCTGCGCGGTATTCGGTGAGTCGATCGAAGTAGCGACTGGTGTCGGCGAGCATCACCGAAGCGAGCGGAACCGTGATCCGCCGTGTGAGTCCACGACGCCGCAAGACAGCGCTGATCAGTGCACGGCCGATGCGGCCGTTGCCATCTGTGAAGGGGTGGATGGATTCGAACTGCGCGTGAGCGATTGCGGCTTGCGCAATGATCGGCACGTCGGTTCGGTTCACGAAAACCATCAGGTCATCCATCAGGGCGGGAACTTGTTCGGGTGGTGGAGGGACAAACAGCGCGTTGATGGGGGTGTAGTCGCTGCCGCCGATCCAGTTCTGAACGTCTCGAAGGTGGCCGCTGTCGCGCGCCGCGTAGAAATCTGGGGCCATCAGTAAGCGGTGTGCATCGAGGAGCGTTGCGAGCGTCATCGGACCACGGCCGGTTGCATCGACCATCGCAATCAGCGCCTTTACGGCGGCCAGCTGGGACAGAGCATCGGTACTGGCTTTACCTCCGACCGATGCGCGACCGAACGCACGCCAACCGGCGTCGACGCGTTCGATCTTCGACGAAGCTACAGACTCGCTCCGAAGCAAGAAGTCGGCGAGGGGCGCAAGATGGTCGCCGAATCCGGCTTCGAGTCGAGCGACTGCGATGACGGCGGCCTCTTGGGATTGAGCGATGCTGCCGGAAGACGAATAATTGAGATCGCCGATGGGTGGCGGGATCGACACCTCGATGCTTTCGAGCATGCGGTCGGCCTTCGAGCCCTGCCGTTGCTGCGGATTCCATGCCTGCGTCTCGTAGCGGTGTGTGGGCCAGGTCAAGGCGGCTCCTCGTCCGAACGTCGAATAGCGGCTTCGTTAGTATACTTTGACCCAGTCAAAGTTAGTCAAGAGTGCGGATAGTGCAGGGCGACCACGCTGCCGACAAGCGTTCTTCGCGCACTCGGGCGCCCGTCAGCAGGTGGCGACAGTGATCGAATCCGTCATCGCCCGAGATCATCCGTGGACACTGTGCGAACTGTCGGTGCGATATGGAACTGTGTGGTCTGGTTGGGGAGACCGTTCGAAACGACAGGGGAGTGCCGTGACCGGAACCGATGAGGCCGTGGACAGACCGCTCGTGGAGGTCGTATTCGACGCCATCGACGCAGACAACGGGCTGGCCGACGACGCGAAGTACTTGGTGCTGGCGGCGCTCGAAGGAACCGACCAGCTCAGCGACCAGCTCGACGGCGTCACGCTGTTGCAGACTCGGCGCGCGGCGCAGGCAGTCATCGAGAAGCCCGTCGGAGCATTCCTGACGTCCATCGAGGTGGCCGGCTTCCGAGGCATCGGCCCGAAGTCCGAACTGAAGCTGCATCCCGCACCTGGCATCACCATCGTCAGCGGACGCAATGGATCCGGCAAGTCCAGCTTCGCCGAGGCACTCGAGTTCGCGGTCACCGGCAAGAGCTACCGGTGGGAGAACAAGGCGAAGCTGTGGAAGGACACCTGGCGGAACCTGCACGAGTCGTCGCAGTGCCAGATCCGTGTCGGCCTGACCATCGAGGGCTCAGAACCCGCCGTCGTCGGCGTCGATTGGTCTGCGGACGCATTGCTCCCCGACAACTCGACGTGGACTCAGATCGGCAAGGCCAAACGTTCGCCCGGCACCAACGGGCTCGGGTGGAAGTCGGCGATCGAACTGCACCGCCCGATCCTGTCGTACGACGAGATCGGCGGTCTCATCGAGGACAGTCCCTCCACGTTGTACGACGCGCTTGCCAAACTGCTCGGGCTCGACGAGATCGCTGACGCCGAGAAGCGGCTCGCATCGGCGTTGAAGGACGCGAAAGTGCCGCGCGGACAAGCGAAAGAAGCGCTGGCGCAACTCAAGCACATTGTCGGAGAATCGACGGATGACCGGGCCCAGTCGGCCGCAACCCTGTTGAAGAAGCGAGCTCCGGACGTCGATGCGGTTCAGGCGCTCGCGACCGGCTCCGCACCGACGCAATCCTCGGCGCTGTCCGGCCTCCGAGCCATCGTCGGCCTGGCAATCCCGTTGAAGGAGCAGGTCGACACTGTCGTCGTAGCGCTCCGGGAGGCGATAGCTGGCACCGTCGACCTGGCTTCCGACGCGCTTGCCATCGTCGAACGACGTAACGCGCTGCTGATGTCCGCCCTGGAACTGCACGCCGACACCGGCACCACCGATTGCCCGGTCTGCGAAACCGGGACTCTCGACGACGCGTGGGCCGAACACGCCCGGACGCGCATGTCCGACGAAGAAGACAAGCTCACGCTCTTCAAGAAGGCTCGTCGCGACTTCGAGGACGCTCGCCGTGCAGCGACCGCACTGATCGACGACCTGACCGACGCGACAGCGGTCGACGGCGTCGAACTCCCATCGCTGGAGTCGTACCAAGAGGCCGTCCTGAAGGTCCGGTCTGCACCTGACGAAGTCACGGAGCTCGCAGAGCACCTCAGTGCGACGTTGCCTGCCGTTGTCGAGTCCGGCGGGCTGCTGCGTCATGAGGCAGCAGCGGCTATCAAAGCTCGGGAAGACACTTGGGCGCCCATCGCGTCACGGTTGGCGTCGTGGGTGCAGATGGAGCAAACGGCAGCGAAGACGGACGCGACCGTCACCAGTCTGGAAGCGGCCAAGAAGTGGATGACGTCGCACGCCATCGACTTACGCAACCAGCGGCTCGAACCGATTGCCGAGCAGGCGCGGGACATCTGGAGCGAACTCCGCCAGGAGAGCAACGTGGATATCGGTGCGATCAGCTTGGAGGGAACCAATACTCGGCGTAAAGCTGTTTTGAAGGGAACGGTCGACGGTGAACCGTCGGAGGCGTTGTCGGTGATGAGCCAGGGCGAGTTGCACGCCTTGGCGTTGGCGCTGTTCATCCCTCGTGCGACGACGCCGAACAGTCCGTTCCGGTTCATCGTTCTCGACGATCCGATCCAGGCCATGGACCCGGCCAAGATCGATGGATTCATCCGGGTGCTGTCGATCCTGGCCAAGACTCGGCAAGTCGTCGTCTTCTCGCACGATGACCGATTAGCCACTGCCATAAGGCAACTCACCGTCGATGCGCGGTTGCTCGAGGTCACCCGCGAGACCGGGTCGAAGATTCACGTCAAGGAGACGCTTAATCAGGCGAAGAGGTACGTCGACGACGTGCGTGCGCTGGTGAAGGATGAGGGCGTGCCTGACGAGGTCAAGCGGCGAGTAGCGCCGGGTCTGTTCCGGCTCGCCATCGAATCCGCAGCGCAGCAGGTGTTCTACGCCAAGGAGCACCGTGCGGGTATGGGACGGCAGGACACGGAGCAGCGCTGGGCGGCAGCGAACAAGACGACGAACAGGCTGAAGTTAGCGGTGCTCGACGATCCCGAGGGAAGCTTGGGCGGGTGGCTGAGCTATCGAGCCGAGCGAGGCCCGACGCTCAAGCTCGCCAACGCCGGCACGCACGGTGAGGTGGTGACGGTCGATGCCCTCGCCGTGAAAGATCTGGGCAGAATGGTCGACGGGATTTTGGCGTCATGACGACCGCGATTTCACCTGCAGTCGGGCTTCGAAACGCGGAGCGTTTGCTCGACGGAACTGTCGGTGCTGCAGGCAGTTCTTCGCGCCTCGCCGCATTCCTCGCCCGGCAAGCGCTCGAAGAGCTGGTCGACGAGCGGTGCCGAGCCCTGGGTGCGGATGTGCCCGGCGCGAACATGCGCTCGAAGCTGGTGATCCTGCGGTCACTGGATACGACAGAACGAGCCGACGCGGCTGCCGTTGCATGGAACAGACTGAGCAACGTGTGCCACCACCATGCGTACGAGTTGTCACCGACGATGGCGGAGGTGCGTGACTTGTGCAAAGTTGTTGCTGTTCTGCTGGATCCAAG
This region of Rhodococcus sp. PAMC28707 genomic DNA includes:
- a CDS encoding isochorismatase family protein, with product MTGPRRALVVVDVQQEYFDGVLQIQYPPRAESLANIVSALEVAAAHDLPVAIVQHEMPAGAPAFVKGTPTYELHPDIEAQIQPSFKRVEKKFSSVFAGTGVAEWLTAEGVDTVTIVGYMTNNCDLASAADAEVLDVTTEILSDATGAINLSNEAGTVSAEQLHKALMVLYHSNFAAVATTSDWTDAVKSGNALSASNLVVSAAQGNEAVR
- a CDS encoding adenylate/guanylate cyclase domain-containing protein, which gives rise to MTLWILAAGVELAAIVALGVLLVVSQKKLRDTRSALERAQSNSPRRRRRGLAPLAIKTAFDTADSLFQKGFGATVRNSVEDLAGWARVERPDLARMIADGDIVVVFSDIEGSTARNEELGDRGWLKLLERHNRLITKQAENHGGHVVKNQGDGFMIAFSDPAEAVRCGLEVQQALREKPDRWNQIRVRMGVHVGSSVRRGDDLFGLNVAMAARVAGHADGGEILVSKSVRDAISAAEDITLGAPRTVELKGIKGSHQLYPVELPTADAVRQLK
- a CDS encoding AAA family ATPase, whose amino-acid sequence is MTGTDEAVDRPLVEVVFDAIDADNGLADDAKYLVLAALEGTDQLSDQLDGVTLLQTRRAAQAVIEKPVGAFLTSIEVAGFRGIGPKSELKLHPAPGITIVSGRNGSGKSSFAEALEFAVTGKSYRWENKAKLWKDTWRNLHESSQCQIRVGLTIEGSEPAVVGVDWSADALLPDNSTWTQIGKAKRSPGTNGLGWKSAIELHRPILSYDEIGGLIEDSPSTLYDALAKLLGLDEIADAEKRLASALKDAKVPRGQAKEALAQLKHIVGESTDDRAQSAATLLKKRAPDVDAVQALATGSAPTQSSALSGLRAIVGLAIPLKEQVDTVVVALREAIAGTVDLASDALAIVERRNALLMSALELHADTGTTDCPVCETGTLDDAWAEHARTRMSDEEDKLTLFKKARRDFEDARRAATALIDDLTDATAVDGVELPSLESYQEAVLKVRSAPDEVTELAEHLSATLPAVVESGGLLRHEAAAAIKAREDTWAPIASRLASWVQMEQTAAKTDATVTSLEAAKKWMTSHAIDLRNQRLEPIAEQARDIWSELRQESNVDIGAISLEGTNTRRKAVLKGTVDGEPSEALSVMSQGELHALALALFIPRATTPNSPFRFIVLDDPIQAMDPAKIDGFIRVLSILAKTRQVVVFSHDDRLATAIRQLTVDARLLEVTRETGSKIHVKETLNQAKRYVDDVRALVKDEGVPDEVKRRVAPGLFRLAIESAAQQVFYAKEHRAGMGRQDTEQRWAAANKTTNRLKLAVLDDPEGSLGGWLSYRAERGPTLKLANAGTHGEVVTVDALAVKDLGRMVDGILAS
- a CDS encoding VWA domain-containing protein, producing MTNPQLSLVVALLDRSGSMHSIADDTRGGFDSFIGKEREQDGNTVVTLAQFDQQYELVYSSQPIRTVPPLVLRPRGSTALYDAIGRLITDVGAELAAVSEDERPCSVTVVVMTDGHENASKEWTNTAVRELIAQQEKDYQWDFVFLGSNIDAVDVGTDLGFARDKSMTYVSTTVGVTAAFDSVASYQDRKRAQILGAPPVAGFSEADRRRARGE
- a CDS encoding Fic family protein, which produces MTWPTHRYETQAWNPQQRQGSKADRMLESIEVSIPPPIGDLNYSSSGSIAQSQEAAVIAVARLEAGFGDHLAPLADFLLRSESVASSKIERVDAGWRAFGRASVGGKASTDALSQLAAVKALIAMVDATGRGPMTLATLLDAHRLLMAPDFYAARDSGHLRDVQNWIGGSDYTPINALFVPPPPEQVPALMDDLMVFVNRTDVPIIAQAAIAHAQFESIHPFTDGNGRIGRALISAVLRRRGLTRRITVPLASVMLADTSRYFDRLTEYRAGRADEFVEYLASAAVHASEAAEESARALSELPARWKQLAAPRVNSADEAIIFRLLDTPILNADMAQQITGTTDASTYRALGRLTDAGVLELISTSKRNQIWAATDVLAELDALSNAIGRRTTSHL
- a CDS encoding HD domain-containing protein, translating into MTLFGTADVVGKTFRKLRPHDMDAAMLTLSINYEVADRPLLQTAMGLASQAHRDQIRPGENGTAEPYITHPLRNTLRLIRFNCRDEEVLAAAVLHDTVEDQPVRLVELMDGDHSASPPAEATRLLAAHFNTTVSDTVWAVTNPPRPAGLSKEQKNTAYVEHVKAVIADPRAFLVKVTDFIDNAGSLSALTDLDKRNRLRAKYAPLVPIFQQMALSHGTELGLHPEGRERLTSCLDVLAESLREESESSQGSQSD
- a CDS encoding helix-turn-helix domain-containing protein, producing MKIALYAFDDITMFHLAAPLMVFGEVARLGLAFDWETQLWSDRGGSIRTAEGYALGDLSGPSSVDWADIVIVPSWPVTLPPIGDALRAQLRGAHQRGAEIAGLCLGSFAVADTGLLEGRSAVTHWMKMSELRERNSQLELDESVLYIDHGDVMTSAGTASSIDACLHIVRKHLGSGAATRVARSLVVAPHREGGQAQYIERPLTRAAEDTAIANVLEWSLGRLNEPLPIERLAERARMSRRSFVRQFQLATGVTPARWVLEQRLAESRTLLETTTWSIDEISAACGFGSAVTFRQNFVAAFAVTPTAYRKQFTHDEKDARR